From Peptoanaerobacter stomatis, one genomic window encodes:
- a CDS encoding LCP family protein, translating into MKKLKKKNIVIAVFVILILVFGGLAFAVQKAFNENVKKEFNVVDKSGKNLPEGQKDRLNVLVLGMEHTRTDMIMVATFDPKGKTLNMISIPRDTYVENSYRDGTLKKINSVYEMPSTKGGVERLAEKVSEILGIPIHDYVMVDYNAVAKITDAVGGVEVNIPFNMYYDDPYSDPPLHVHFSKGNVYLDGSNAIEYLRWRHNNDGSHGEEGDEGRVKRQQNFMKKILEKSLNPTTLPKIIEVAFASVETSLDLSQVMGLVADAASMPKENIHFYQEVGTPSYFNQLWYYLADIDKTQALMQKIINNSIITDEDLNPSKEFEAAALRRGNDSGYVRSYNSNEESEDNAPASTKKTVESTQLKTDDVLFENEQKNEANQQNQNTDANTDVQPPVTDESINNSVVDDTNKTTGETQGQTENTNQQTETTNNQEPVQPTTPDPSSTEGSDNSSGNESPIF; encoded by the coding sequence TTGAAGAAATTAAAAAAGAAGAATATCGTTATAGCAGTGTTCGTTATTCTTATATTAGTTTTTGGAGGACTTGCTTTTGCAGTTCAAAAAGCATTCAATGAAAATGTAAAAAAAGAATTTAATGTAGTAGATAAAAGCGGAAAAAATTTACCTGAAGGTCAAAAAGACAGATTGAACGTGTTGGTGCTGGGCATGGAGCATACAAGAACAGATATGATAATGGTAGCAACTTTTGATCCTAAGGGAAAAACTCTCAATATGATTTCCATACCGAGAGATACTTATGTTGAAAATTCATATAGAGACGGAACTTTGAAAAAAATAAATTCAGTATATGAAATGCCGTCTACAAAAGGCGGAGTAGAAAGATTGGCTGAGAAAGTATCAGAGATACTCGGTATACCTATACATGACTATGTTATGGTGGATTATAATGCAGTTGCAAAAATAACTGATGCAGTTGGCGGAGTAGAAGTAAATATACCTTTTAATATGTATTATGACGATCCGTATTCAGATCCTCCTTTGCATGTACATTTTTCAAAAGGAAATGTATATCTTGACGGAAGTAATGCGATAGAATATCTAAGATGGAGACATAATAATGACGGTTCGCATGGAGAAGAGGGCGATGAAGGTAGAGTAAAAAGACAACAAAATTTTATGAAAAAAATATTGGAAAAATCTCTCAATCCGACAACCCTACCTAAAATTATAGAAGTAGCATTCGCCAGTGTAGAAACAAGTTTGGATTTATCACAAGTTATGGGACTTGTCGCAGATGCAGCAAGTATGCCTAAAGAAAATATACATTTTTATCAGGAAGTGGGAACACCTTCATATTTTAACCAATTATGGTATTATTTAGCCGATATAGATAAAACACAGGCACTTATGCAAAAGATAATAAATAATTCTATAATAACGGACGAAGATTTGAACCCATCCAAAGAGTTTGAAGCGGCTGCATTAAGAAGAGGTAATGACAGCGGATATGTACGCAGTTACAACAGTAATGAGGAAAGTGAAGATAATGCACCGGCAAGCACTAAAAAAACAGTGGAATCAACTCAATTAAAAACAGATGATGTATTATTCGAAAATGAGCAGAAAAATGAAGCAAATCAGCAAAATCAAAACACAGATGCAAATACGGATGTACAACCGCCTGTTACAGACGAATCTATAAACAATTCGGTAGTAGATGATACAAATAAGACTACCGGCGAAACACAAGGACAGACAGAAAATACAAATCAACAAACAGAGACTACAAATAATCAAGAACCGGTGCAACCTACAACACCTGATCCATCATCAACTGAAGGCAGTGATAATTCATCAGGCAACGAATCACCTATATTTTAA
- the argS gene encoding arginine--tRNA ligase, which produces MDFKVEIAKLLKSSIESLSEEEILDIIEIPPNSDMGDFAFPCFKLSKVMRKAPQIIASEISENIQKPDFISEIKVLGGYVNFYLNNYMVIKQVLDKVLLEKENYCKKEPKKETVIVEYSSPNIAKPFHIGHIRTTVIGHALYKLYKYMGYNTVGINHLGDYGTQFGKLIVAYKKWGNVDELKQEPIKTLLKLYVKFHEEEEKDSTLTDDARAWFKKLEEKDEEAVRLWTFFREESLKEFSKVYDMLGISFDSYAGESFYSDKMPAVIEEIKEKNLLQDSKGARVVDLEQYDLGVALVQKSDGSTLYLTRDIAAAMYRKKTYDFYKNIYVVGSQQILHFKQFKKIIELMGHDYAKDCIHVPFGMVALEEGTLSTRKGNVVFLEDVLNNAIEKTKTIIEEKNPNLQNIDELSKQIGIGAVVFQELSNSRTKDYIFSMEKTLSFEGETGPYVQYTHARACSVIRKSNGFDYSNATYKTLADNEDAVSIIKILGTFDDALEKAMLKNEPHHIARYVLDLSQAFNKFYHSNSIANIDDEEMKKDRLALTKAVTYGISSALNIFGIKSPEQM; this is translated from the coding sequence ATGGATTTTAAAGTTGAAATTGCAAAGCTTTTGAAAAGCAGTATAGAATCATTAAGCGAAGAAGAAATATTGGATATTATAGAAATACCGCCAAATTCAGATATGGGAGATTTTGCCTTCCCGTGTTTTAAACTGTCAAAGGTTATGAGAAAGGCGCCACAAATAATAGCGAGTGAAATCAGTGAAAATATACAAAAACCTGATTTTATAAGCGAAATAAAAGTTTTGGGAGGATATGTAAATTTCTATCTCAACAACTATATGGTTATTAAGCAGGTGCTTGATAAAGTGCTTTTAGAAAAGGAAAATTATTGTAAAAAAGAGCCTAAAAAGGAAACCGTAATTGTAGAGTATTCATCTCCTAATATAGCTAAACCGTTTCACATAGGTCATATAAGGACAACAGTTATAGGACACGCTTTATATAAACTGTATAAATATATGGGATATAATACTGTCGGTATAAATCACCTTGGAGATTACGGAACACAGTTTGGAAAATTGATAGTGGCATATAAAAAATGGGGTAATGTGGACGAGCTGAAACAAGAGCCTATAAAAACTCTATTGAAATTATATGTTAAATTTCACGAGGAAGAAGAAAAAGATTCTACACTTACAGATGATGCGAGAGCTTGGTTTAAAAAACTGGAGGAAAAAGACGAAGAAGCTGTCAGACTTTGGACATTTTTCAGAGAAGAGTCTTTAAAAGAATTTTCAAAGGTATATGATATGCTTGGTATAAGCTTTGACTCTTATGCCGGAGAGAGTTTTTATTCCGATAAGATGCCGGCTGTAATAGAAGAAATTAAAGAAAAAAATCTTCTCCAAGATTCAAAAGGTGCAAGAGTTGTAGATTTGGAGCAATACGATTTAGGCGTGGCACTTGTTCAAAAAAGTGACGGTTCAACATTATACCTTACAAGAGATATTGCAGCTGCAATGTATAGAAAAAAAACATACGATTTTTACAAAAATATATATGTAGTAGGTTCACAGCAAATACTGCATTTCAAGCAATTCAAAAAAATAATAGAGCTTATGGGACATGATTACGCCAAGGATTGTATACACGTTCCTTTTGGTATGGTAGCACTTGAAGAGGGTACTTTATCTACAAGAAAAGGTAATGTGGTATTTTTGGAAGATGTGCTCAATAATGCAATTGAAAAGACAAAAACTATAATTGAAGAAAAAAATCCTAATTTACAAAATATTGATGAGTTGTCAAAACAAATAGGAATAGGGGCGGTAGTATTTCAAGAGCTGTCAAACTCAAGAACAAAAGATTATATATTTTCTATGGAAAAAACTTTGAGCTTTGAAGGAGAGACAGGTCCATATGTTCAATACACTCATGCAAGAGCTTGTTCAGTAATCAGAAAGTCAAACGGATTTGACTATTCAAATGCTACTTATAAGACACTTGCAGACAATGAAGATGCCGTTTCAATAATAAAGATATTAGGTACATTCGATGATGCACTTGAAAAAGCTATGCTCAAAAATGAGCCTCATCACATTGCAAGATACGTTTTAGATTTGTCACAGGCTTTTAACAAGTTCTACCATTCAAATTCAATAGCGAATATAGATGATGAAGAGATGAAAAAAGACAGATTGGCACTAACAAAAGCTGTAACATATGGGATAAGCAGTGCTCTTAATATATTCGGTATAAAATCACCTGAACAAATGTAG
- a CDS encoding TetR/AcrR family transcriptional regulator yields MSSIKSTSVKTDKKENLINSAMEIFKTKGVANTTVADIAKYAGTAKGTFYLYFKDKDEIIRTIIMNEASKLLENAINLSKNLKTEKASDKVIFVANELMNAFLENIKYVEIIHKNLYTGLFSKSDNDVFSNAVKEFVANGKEKDTVKAEKKLYIIIEMVGGVFYNSITNNEPYCLDDIKDELFECIRSIVDN; encoded by the coding sequence ATGAGCTCTATAAAAAGCACATCTGTAAAAACGGATAAAAAAGAAAATTTAATTAACTCGGCTATGGAAATATTTAAAACAAAGGGTGTAGCCAATACAACAGTTGCCGATATAGCAAAGTATGCCGGAACTGCAAAAGGCACGTTTTATTTATATTTCAAAGATAAAGATGAGATAATACGCACAATCATAATGAATGAAGCATCTAAATTACTTGAAAATGCAATTAACCTTTCAAAAAATTTAAAAACAGAAAAGGCAAGCGACAAGGTCATATTCGTTGCAAATGAATTAATGAATGCGTTTTTAGAAAATATAAAGTATGTGGAAATAATACACAAAAACTTATATACCGGTCTTTTTTCAAAATCCGATAATGATGTGTTTTCAAATGCTGTGAAAGAGTTTGTCGCAAACGGAAAAGAAAAGGACACTGTAAAAGCTGAAAAAAAACTGTATATAATAATTGAAATGGTAGGAGGAGTTTTTTATAACTCGATAACAAACAATGAACCATATTGTTTGGATGATATAAAAGATGAGCTGTTTGAATGTATTCGTAGTATTGTTGACAACTAA
- a CDS encoding efflux RND transporter permease subunit, translating into MLNFFAKLITKNNKLVVLISVLLIVPCIYGTVMTRINYDVLSYLPKDKESVIGENVLEDKFKTAATTFLMIDNMPQSDVKKLSKKIKEIPAVNDVIYVRDIIGIGIPKDFLPKELSDIFYSEKGELLMIKYEEKAASESTMQAIDEMNKLLNEQCFISGLSVLLKDIKQLILTEMPKYVSLAGILSLIVLIVCLESWILPFIFMATIGIGIIYNFGTNIFLGEISYITQAIASILQLAVTMDYAIFVVHRYDEEKNNYAEKNVAMQHAIVGAFLSLAGSSLTTVAGFGALCFMSFTLGMDLGLVMMKGVILGVITCVTFLPALILIFDKAIHKYTHKSLILEFHKLTDFILERRKRAILIFLIAFLPALYYQSHLSIYYDISRALPKTLQSNIGKDKLENDFGMGTSHMIVMKDGIESRKMKKMFNELDDIKGIKRSVGYEKFVGPAIPDSFIPQSLKDMFKKDSSQMILISSQYLPATDEVNEQIDKIISIAKKYDDTSLVTGEAALTKDLTDTVNRDIQTTNFLSILAIFLIVAIVFKSVSIPFILVSCIELAIFINMAIPSVLSHSVAFVTPIVIGAIQLGATVDYSILLTTRFQEELQKGLDKKTAIQTATQSSAKSIITSVLVFLSANLGVIFMSTIDIIKGICVTLARGSIISGLVILFILPPILYVSEGFINKTSLKWRN; encoded by the coding sequence TTGTTAAATTTTTTTGCAAAACTTATTACAAAGAACAATAAATTGGTTGTACTTATATCTGTTTTGCTAATAGTACCTTGTATTTACGGAACAGTTATGACACGTATAAACTATGATGTTCTTTCTTATTTGCCTAAGGATAAAGAGTCCGTAATAGGTGAAAATGTACTTGAGGATAAATTCAAGACTGCTGCTACCACGTTTTTGATGATAGATAATATGCCTCAATCAGATGTCAAAAAACTTTCTAAAAAAATAAAAGAAATCCCTGCTGTAAATGATGTAATCTACGTCAGAGATATAATCGGCATAGGAATACCTAAGGATTTTTTACCAAAAGAACTCTCCGATATATTTTATTCTGAAAAAGGTGAGCTTTTGATGATAAAATACGAAGAAAAAGCGGCATCAGAGTCTACAATGCAGGCAATAGATGAAATGAACAAATTATTAAATGAGCAATGCTTTATAAGCGGTCTGTCTGTCTTGTTAAAAGATATAAAACAATTAATTTTAACGGAGATGCCAAAATATGTTTCACTTGCAGGTATACTTTCGCTTATTGTATTGATTGTTTGTTTGGAGTCTTGGATTTTACCTTTCATATTTATGGCTACGATAGGTATTGGAATCATATATAATTTTGGAACAAATATATTTTTAGGTGAAATATCTTATATAACTCAAGCCATAGCATCTATACTTCAACTTGCTGTAACCATGGACTATGCGATATTTGTAGTACACAGATATGATGAAGAAAAAAATAACTATGCTGAAAAAAATGTTGCTATGCAACACGCAATCGTAGGTGCTTTTTTATCACTTGCCGGCAGTTCATTAACTACAGTTGCAGGTTTCGGTGCCTTATGTTTTATGAGTTTTACTTTAGGTATGGATTTAGGTCTTGTTATGATGAAGGGCGTTATACTCGGCGTGATTACTTGCGTAACTTTTTTACCTGCCTTGATTTTAATTTTTGACAAAGCTATCCATAAATATACACATAAATCTTTAATACTTGAATTTCATAAACTTACAGATTTTATACTTGAAAGAAGAAAAAGAGCAATTTTAATATTTTTAATAGCATTTTTACCTGCTCTTTACTATCAATCACATTTGTCTATATATTACGATATAAGTAGAGCTTTACCAAAAACTCTGCAATCCAATATAGGCAAAGATAAGTTGGAAAATGACTTCGGTATGGGTACTTCACATATGATAGTTATGAAAGATGGTATAGAAAGCAGAAAAATGAAAAAAATGTTCAATGAGCTTGACGATATAAAAGGAATAAAAAGATCCGTAGGATATGAAAAATTTGTAGGTCCTGCAATTCCTGACAGTTTTATACCTCAAAGTTTAAAAGATATGTTCAAAAAAGATTCAAGCCAAATGATTCTAATAAGCTCGCAGTATTTACCGGCAACGGACGAAGTAAATGAACAAATAGATAAAATCATATCAATAGCAAAAAAATATGACGATACTTCACTTGTAACAGGAGAAGCCGCACTTACCAAAGATTTGACTGATACTGTAAATAGGGATATTCAAACCACAAATTTTTTATCAATATTAGCAATATTTTTAATAGTAGCAATAGTTTTTAAATCGGTTTCGATACCATTTATATTAGTATCGTGTATAGAACTTGCTATATTTATAAATATGGCTATACCATCTGTGCTTTCTCATTCAGTTGCATTCGTAACACCTATTGTAATAGGAGCTATACAGCTTGGAGCAACAGTTGATTACTCAATACTTCTGACCACAAGATTTCAGGAAGAACTGCAAAAAGGACTTGATAAAAAAACAGCCATACAAACAGCAACACAATCCTCTGCAAAATCCATAATAACGAGCGTGCTTGTATTCTTATCTGCAAATCTTGGCGTAATATTTATGTCAACGATTGATATAATAAAAGGCATATGCGTTACACTCGCAAGAGGCTCCATAATATCAGGTCTTGTAATATTATTCATATTGCCTCCTATACTTTATGTATCAGAAGGATTTATTAATAAGACTTCATTAAAATGGAGAAATTAA
- the jag gene encoding RNA-binding cell elongation regulator Jag/EloR, translating to MEYIQISGKTRQEAIEKAIEKLGVDESKLDIQVVDEGSKGFLGIGAKDYIIKVKKIVDREDLIREFLGKVFKSMDIVCDINIVQTEENTRVEIKGEDAAMFIGKRGESLDSLQMLTNIVVSKALDSHEKIILDIENYREKREKSLIAYAKKMAKKVIFQRRNIKLEPMNPYERRVIHYALQDDSRINTFSEGEEPNRRIVLSLKKGGFNHNRGRYSNRHENTEEE from the coding sequence ATGGAATATATACAAATAAGCGGAAAAACAAGACAAGAGGCAATAGAAAAAGCTATAGAAAAATTAGGCGTAGATGAAAGTAAGTTGGATATACAAGTTGTAGATGAAGGCAGTAAGGGTTTTTTGGGAATAGGAGCAAAAGACTATATAATAAAAGTAAAAAAAATAGTTGATAGAGAAGATTTGATAAGAGAATTCTTAGGAAAAGTATTTAAGTCTATGGATATAGTATGCGACATAAATATAGTGCAAACTGAGGAAAATACAAGAGTAGAAATAAAAGGTGAAGATGCAGCTATGTTTATAGGCAAAAGAGGAGAGAGTTTGGACTCATTACAAATGCTTACAAATATCGTAGTAAGTAAAGCTCTTGATTCACATGAAAAGATAATACTCGACATAGAAAATTATAGAGAAAAAAGAGAAAAATCACTCATAGCATATGCTAAAAAAATGGCAAAAAAAGTAATATTCCAAAGACGAAATATAAAATTGGAGCCTATGAATCCATATGAAAGAAGAGTTATACACTATGCTCTTCAAGATGACAGCAGAATAAATACATTTTCTGAAGGAGAAGAACCTAACAGAAGAATAGTATTATCATTGAAAAAAGGCGGATTCAATCACAATAGAGGAAGATATTCCAACAGACATGAAAATACAGAAGAAGAATAA
- a CDS encoding Fur family transcriptional regulator — translation MKNYDNIQELSDFLMKHNIKPSFQRVKILQRLSSKKDHPTVNQIYTDLVAQIPSLSKTTVYNTLNLFIKEGVARSINADTSESRYDLITSSHGHFLCNKCGSIYDFDITDNMNFDFLSKQGNEITSLDITIRGICKNCIDKK, via the coding sequence ATGAAAAATTACGATAACATTCAAGAATTGAGCGATTTCTTGATGAAACATAACATAAAACCGTCATTCCAAAGAGTTAAGATATTACAAAGATTGAGCAGTAAAAAAGACCATCCGACAGTTAATCAGATTTATACGGATTTGGTTGCGCAGATACCGTCTTTATCAAAAACTACGGTTTATAATACTCTCAACCTTTTTATAAAAGAGGGAGTGGCAAGAAGTATAAATGCTGACACAAGCGAATCGAGATATGATTTAATAACATCGTCACACGGTCATTTTTTGTGCAATAAATGTGGAAGTATATATGATTTTGACATAACAGACAATATGAATTTTGACTTTTTGTCGAAACAAGGCAATGAAATAACAAGTTTAGATATAACTATAAGAGGTATATGTAAAAATTGTATAGATAAAAAGTAA
- a CDS encoding class A sortase, whose amino-acid sequence MKIKKIFFLLLIIVGILIMIMPFYNDYKIKQNMNEATISVDDMPADELKKNDEQVLKNEYFDFSKVKEISPTSTFLGVENIDKSLFIGQIVIPSVDMNLTIFKGATDNNLLAGVATMKPDDKMGENNFTLAGHYNKDKSILFGALMDVKIDDVIKVTDKNKIYEYKVYATKTVDDTAIYMIKNEESQKRGNPIISLMTCYYSSKTGKRYFVLGDLVKTYPYDKKLMESDVPEKS is encoded by the coding sequence ATGAAGATAAAAAAAATATTTTTCCTGTTACTTATAATTGTTGGGATTTTAATTATGATTATGCCTTTTTACAATGATTATAAGATCAAGCAAAATATGAACGAAGCTACGATATCTGTCGATGATATGCCGGCAGATGAGCTGAAAAAAAATGATGAACAAGTATTGAAAAATGAATATTTTGATTTTTCAAAAGTTAAGGAAATATCTCCTACATCCACTTTTTTAGGTGTTGAGAATATAGATAAGTCACTTTTTATAGGGCAGATAGTAATACCGTCTGTAGATATGAATCTGACTATTTTTAAAGGAGCAACGGATAACAATCTTTTGGCAGGCGTTGCAACTATGAAACCTGATGACAAAATGGGAGAGAATAATTTTACCCTTGCAGGGCATTACAACAAGGATAAAAGCATATTATTCGGTGCATTAATGGATGTAAAAATAGATGATGTTATAAAAGTTACAGACAAAAATAAAATATATGAATATAAAGTTTATGCCACAAAAACTGTGGACGACACAGCAATATATATGATAAAAAACGAAGAATCTCAAAAGCGAGGAAATCCGATAATATCGCTTATGACTTGCTATTACTCATCAAAAACGGGTAAGAGATATTTCGTTTTAGGCGATTTGGTAAAAACCTATCCATATGATAAGAAATTGATGGAATCGGATGTGCCTGAAAAATCGTAA